A stretch of Henckelia pumila isolate YLH828 chromosome 4, ASM3356847v2, whole genome shotgun sequence DNA encodes these proteins:
- the LOC140862606 gene encoding uncharacterized protein has translation MEQMMQKFISSTETRMQNQDASIKNLENQIGQLDKAMSSRELGTLPSDTEKNPKEQSNIVIPPPFPAALKKAKLDSQFAKFLEVFKKLNINIPFADALMQIPSYAKFLKEILSSKRKLEEHAMISLTENCSALVQNKIPLKQKDPGSFSIPCVINDVQFQKVLCHLGASINLMPYFVFRKLNLGELKSTRMSLQLADMYIKYPRGIIEDVLVKVDKFIFLVDFVVLDMEEDLDMPLILGRPFLATGKALIDVQKEELHLRVGEEKISFDVFNALKFSQNDEKCFLIDVVDSLLYDYVQDTFQEPLEAALISPHRDDIFNGDKKRDDGLL, from the exons ATGGAACAGATGATGCAGAAGTTCATATCATCCACTGAGACCAGAATGCAGAATCAGGATGCATCGATTAAGAACTTGGAAAATCAGATTGGGCAGTTAGACAAAGCGATGTCCAGCAGAGAGCTAGGTACTTTACCAAGTGACACAGAAAAGAATCCAAAGGAGCAG TCAAATATTGTTATTCCACCACCTTTTCCTGCAGCACTCAAGAAGGCCAAACTAGATTCTCAGTTTGCCAAATTCCTAGAAGTattcaagaaattgaatatAAATATCCCCTTCGCTGATGCACTGATGCAAATTCCTAGTTACGCAAAATTTTTGAAGGAGATTCTCTCCAGCAAGAGAAAATTGGAGGAGCATGCAATGATTAGCCTAACAGAAAATTGTTCTGCGCTAGTTCAGAACAAGATTCCACTAAAGcaaaaagatccagggagtttttctattccTTGTGTTATTAATGATGTGCAATTTCAAAAAGTTTTGTGTCACTTAGGTGCGAGTATAAACTTAATGCCATATTTTGTTTTCAGGAAACTGAACTTGGGAGAGCTGAAATCCACCCGGATGTCGTTGCAACTGGCAGACATGTATATCAAATATCCCAGGGGAATAATAGAGGATGTGCTGGTGAAAGTCGACAAGTTCATCTTTCTGGTGGATTTCGtggtgcttgatatggaagaggactTGGACATGCCACTTATATTGGGAAGACCTTTCCTGGCAACAGGGAAAGCATTAATTGATGTCCAAAAGGAAGAGCTACATCTGAGAGTGGGAGAGGAGAAAATTTcctttgatgtttttaatgcacTGAAATTTTCACAAAATGATGAAAAGTGTTTTCTGATTGATGTTGTGGACTCACTTCTATATGATTATGTGCAGGATACATTTCAGGAACCATTAGAAGCcgcactaatatctcctcatcgTGATGACATATTCAATGGGGATAAAAAAAGAGATGACGGCTTACTTTAA